A genomic segment from Pseudoxanthomonas sp. CF385 encodes:
- a CDS encoding exopolysaccharide biosynthesis protein yields the protein MTDTPRATGIDPAASLGQQLEDIIERLPPDTLSLGELLEVFSDEGLLLLTILLTLVFLIPVSIPGVSTVFGAAILLVGISRLFNRPLWLPARVKHKALPADRLRPGLTGGLVWVRRMEKISRPHRLRFFVDGPGQGVFNNLAFILAALLLMAPFGFVPFSNTLPALALLLYAIGFIQRDGGAILLGHLANIGTIIYFSVLIGGGGVAVRELFQRLTG from the coding sequence GTGACGGATACGCCACGTGCCACGGGCATCGACCCGGCCGCTTCGCTCGGCCAGCAGCTCGAGGACATCATCGAGCGGCTGCCGCCGGACACCTTGAGCCTTGGCGAACTGCTGGAAGTCTTCAGCGACGAAGGCCTGCTGCTGCTCACCATCCTGCTGACCCTGGTGTTCCTGATTCCCGTCTCGATCCCGGGCGTGAGCACGGTGTTCGGTGCGGCCATCCTGCTGGTCGGCATCAGCCGTCTGTTCAACCGGCCGCTGTGGTTGCCCGCGCGCGTGAAGCACAAGGCGTTGCCCGCCGACCGCCTGCGACCGGGGCTCACGGGCGGACTGGTGTGGGTGCGCCGGATGGAGAAGATCAGCCGGCCGCATCGGCTGCGTTTCTTCGTCGACGGGCCAGGGCAGGGCGTGTTCAACAACCTCGCCTTCATCCTGGCGGCGCTGCTGCTGATGGCGCCCTTCGGATTCGTCCCATTCAGCAACACCCTGCCAGCCTTGGCCCTGCTGCTCTACGCCATCGGCTTCATCCAGCGCGATGGCGGCGCGATCCTGCTGGGCCATCTGGCGAACATCGGGACGATCATCTACTTCAGCGTGCTGATCGGTGGCGGCGGCGTGGCGGTACGCGAACTCTTCCAGCGGCTGACCGGCTGA
- a CDS encoding peptidoglycan DD-metalloendopeptidase family protein — translation MTTTHRTGFRMTRALLIGLAVAMLAACSTTVVRTPGAPSSTRPSSQAKPGATVRVQRGDTLYGIAFRNGVDVKDLAAWNGIAPPYTIYPGQSLKLYPAGGSRPAATTTPTRPSTGTSTRPTPPPAPVTRPVATPAPANSGFAWRWPADGHLIGRFVNGDATKQGVDIAGSNGQAVRAAADGVVVYSGAGLVGYGELIIVKHSEQWLSAYGHNRKRLVNEGQSVKAGQQIAEMGSSGASREMLHFEIRHNGKPVDPLQYLPAR, via the coding sequence ATGACCACGACGCACCGCACCGGCTTCCGCATGACGCGCGCCCTCCTGATCGGCTTGGCCGTGGCGATGCTCGCCGCCTGCTCGACCACGGTCGTGCGCACACCCGGCGCGCCGTCGTCGACACGCCCCTCTTCGCAGGCCAAGCCCGGTGCGACCGTGCGCGTGCAACGCGGCGATACGCTGTACGGCATCGCCTTCCGCAACGGTGTCGACGTGAAGGACCTGGCGGCCTGGAACGGCATCGCGCCGCCGTACACGATCTACCCGGGCCAGTCGCTCAAGCTCTATCCCGCCGGTGGCAGCCGCCCCGCAGCGACGACGACTCCAACGCGCCCCTCGACGGGCACGTCGACGCGTCCTACGCCCCCTCCGGCACCAGTGACGCGTCCCGTCGCGACGCCTGCGCCGGCCAACAGCGGGTTCGCATGGCGCTGGCCCGCCGATGGCCACCTCATCGGCCGGTTCGTGAACGGGGATGCCACCAAGCAGGGCGTCGACATCGCCGGCAGCAACGGCCAGGCCGTGCGCGCAGCGGCCGATGGCGTGGTGGTGTATTCCGGCGCCGGCCTCGTCGGCTACGGCGAACTCATCATCGTCAAGCACAGCGAGCAGTGGCTCTCGGCCTACGGCCACAACCGCAAGCGCCTGGTCAACGAAGGGCAGAGCGTGAAGGCCGGTCAGCAGATCGCCGAGATGGGCAGCAGCGGCGCGTCGCGCGAGATGCTGCACTTCGAGATCCGCCACAACGGCAAGCCGGTCGATCCGCTGCAGTACCTGCCGGCGCGATGA